A stretch of the Bubalus kerabau isolate K-KA32 ecotype Philippines breed swamp buffalo chromosome 11, PCC_UOA_SB_1v2, whole genome shotgun sequence genome encodes the following:
- the CEBPZOS gene encoding protein CEBPZOS isoform X2, which produces MSRSMDPLAKKIFKGVLVAELMGIFGAYFLFNKMNTSQDFRHTMSKKFPFILEVYYKSIEHSGMYGIREQDQEKWLSNKN; this is translated from the exons ATGTCCCGTTCTATGGATCCACTGGCAAAGAAGATCTTTAAAGGAGTGTTAGTAGCTGAACTTATGGGCATTTTTGGAGCATATTTTTTGTTTAATAAGATGAACACAAGCCAAG attTCAGGCATACAATGAgcaaaaaattccctttcatctTAGaag tgtATTACAAATCCATTGAACACTCTGGAATGTATGGAATCAGAGAGCAAGATCAAGAAAAATGGCTGAGCAATAAAAATTAG
- the CEBPZOS gene encoding protein CEBPZOS isoform X1, which produces MRSPWSPRLRMSRSMDPLAKKIFKGVLVAELMGIFGAYFLFNKMNTSQDFRHTMSKKFPFILEVYYKSIEHSGMYGIREQDQEKWLSNKN; this is translated from the exons ATGCGCAGCCCCTGGAGTCCGCGCCTCAG GATGTCCCGTTCTATGGATCCACTGGCAAAGAAGATCTTTAAAGGAGTGTTAGTAGCTGAACTTATGGGCATTTTTGGAGCATATTTTTTGTTTAATAAGATGAACACAAGCCAAG attTCAGGCATACAATGAgcaaaaaattccctttcatctTAGaag tgtATTACAAATCCATTGAACACTCTGGAATGTATGGAATCAGAGAGCAAGATCAAGAAAAATGGCTGAGCAATAAAAATTAG